One window of Chloroflexus aggregans DSM 9485 genomic DNA carries:
- the fusA gene encoding elongation factor G, whose protein sequence is MPRQIELDKVRNIGIIAHIDAGKTTTTERILFYTGRTYKIGEVHEGTATMDWMPQEQERGITITAAATTAPWRLNGVEYRINIIDTPGHVDFTVEVERSLRVLDGGIVVFDGVAGVEPQSETVWRQADKYNVPRICFVNKMDRVGASFERCVQMIKDRLGAKPAVVQLPIGVEDTFRGTIDLFTMKATIYYDDLGKDIREEEIPAELRPAAEKARNELIEMIAETDDELTLLYLEGQELTVEELKRGLRKATIERKLVPVLCGAALRNKGVQKLLDAVVEYLPSPLDRPAITGTLPGQVMGDEGVEVITRRVSDDEPFTALVFKIVADPYVGKLAYFRVYAGKITKGSYVLNSTRGQRERLGRLLRMHANHREDIDEVYAGEIAAMVGPKNSYTGDTICDPDHPIVLESIRFPEPVIEMAIEPKTKADQDKMSIALSRLAEEDPTFRVYTDQETGQTIIKGMGELHLEVIVDRMRREYKVEANQGKPQVSYRETITVPVDQESRFVRQTGGKGQYGHVKIKFEPLPPGKGFEFVNAIVGGVIPKEYIPAVEQGLREAMQTGVIAGYPVVDLKATLYDGSYHEVDSSEMAFKIAASMCLKEAVRRGKPQLLEPIMKVETVTPEEFLGTVIGDFNSRRGRIEGIEARGNAQVVRAFVPLANMFGYMTDLRSATQGRATASMEFDHYEPLPEALAKEIIEKRSAN, encoded by the coding sequence ATGCCACGTCAGATCGAACTCGACAAAGTACGTAACATCGGCATTATTGCCCATATCGACGCGGGGAAGACGACAACAACCGAGCGGATCTTGTTCTACACCGGTCGCACCTACAAGATTGGCGAGGTACACGAAGGGACCGCGACGATGGACTGGATGCCGCAGGAGCAGGAGCGCGGGATTACTATCACCGCCGCCGCTACCACTGCCCCTTGGCGGCTCAACGGCGTTGAGTATCGGATCAATATCATCGATACTCCCGGCCACGTTGACTTTACGGTAGAGGTGGAACGATCACTGCGCGTTCTCGACGGCGGTATCGTCGTGTTCGACGGCGTGGCTGGCGTTGAACCTCAGTCCGAGACGGTCTGGCGACAGGCCGATAAGTACAACGTGCCGCGTATCTGCTTCGTGAATAAGATGGATCGCGTCGGCGCCAGCTTCGAGCGCTGTGTGCAGATGATTAAGGATCGCCTCGGCGCGAAGCCGGCAGTTGTCCAGTTGCCGATTGGGGTTGAGGATACCTTCCGCGGGACAATTGACCTCTTCACCATGAAGGCAACTATTTACTACGATGACCTCGGTAAGGATATTCGCGAAGAGGAGATTCCCGCCGAGCTACGGCCTGCCGCCGAAAAGGCGCGCAATGAGCTGATCGAGATGATCGCTGAAACTGATGATGAGTTGACCTTGCTCTATCTCGAAGGCCAAGAGTTGACCGTCGAGGAACTGAAGCGAGGTCTGCGTAAGGCGACCATCGAACGTAAGTTGGTGCCGGTGCTCTGCGGCGCTGCCCTGCGTAATAAGGGTGTTCAGAAATTGCTTGATGCGGTTGTTGAATATCTGCCGTCACCACTCGATCGCCCGGCTATTACCGGTACACTGCCCGGTCAGGTGATGGGTGATGAGGGTGTTGAGGTGATTACCCGCCGCGTCAGCGACGATGAGCCGTTTACCGCTCTCGTCTTCAAGATCGTTGCCGACCCCTACGTCGGTAAGCTGGCCTATTTCCGTGTTTACGCCGGCAAAATTACGAAGGGGTCGTATGTGCTTAACTCGACTCGCGGACAGCGTGAACGTCTTGGCCGCCTTCTGCGGATGCATGCCAATCACCGCGAGGATATTGATGAAGTCTACGCCGGTGAGATCGCGGCCATGGTTGGTCCTAAGAATTCATATACCGGCGATACGATCTGCGATCCCGATCACCCGATTGTGCTTGAGAGCATCCGCTTCCCCGAACCGGTGATCGAGATGGCGATTGAGCCGAAGACGAAGGCCGACCAAGATAAAATGTCGATCGCGCTCAGCCGGTTAGCCGAGGAAGACCCGACCTTCCGAGTCTATACCGACCAGGAAACCGGCCAGACGATCATCAAAGGTATGGGCGAGTTGCACCTTGAAGTGATCGTTGACCGCATGCGCCGCGAATATAAGGTCGAGGCGAATCAGGGGAAGCCTCAAGTCTCGTACCGCGAGACAATTACCGTTCCGGTCGATCAAGAGTCGCGCTTCGTGCGCCAAACCGGTGGTAAGGGCCAGTACGGTCACGTGAAGATTAAGTTTGAGCCGTTGCCCCCCGGTAAGGGCTTCGAGTTCGTCAACGCTATCGTCGGCGGTGTGATCCCCAAAGAGTATATCCCCGCCGTTGAACAGGGGTTGCGCGAAGCAATGCAGACCGGTGTGATCGCCGGCTATCCGGTTGTCGATCTGAAGGCTACCCTGTACGATGGTTCATACCACGAGGTTGACTCGTCGGAAATGGCCTTTAAGATCGCTGCCTCGATGTGTCTCAAAGAGGCAGTCCGTCGCGGTAAGCCACAGTTGCTTGAACCGATTATGAAGGTTGAGACGGTCACACCCGAGGAGTTCCTCGGTACAGTTATCGGCGATTTCAATTCACGCCGTGGCCGGATCGAAGGTATCGAGGCGCGTGGGAATGCTCAAGTCGTGCGCGCTTTTGTACCATTGGCGAATATGTTCGGTTATATGACCGATCTCCGCTCGGCAACGCAAGGGCGTGCTACTGCTTCAATGGAGTTCGACCATTACGAACCCTTGCCCGAGGCGCTGGCGAAGGAGATTATCGAGAAACGTAGCGCGAATTAG
- the rpsL gene encoding 30S ribosomal protein S12 codes for MPTINQLVRKPRKPVVKKTKAPALRFTYNSLKGKLTRGRGSPQKRGVCTKVTTMTPKKPNSALRKIARVRLSNGLEVTAYIPGEGHNLQEHSVVLIRGGRVKDLPGVRYHIVRGTLDTQGVSGRKQGRSKYGTKKNQPVGKGAPAGKGGKK; via the coding sequence ATGCCGACTATTAACCAACTTGTTCGGAAGCCGCGCAAGCCGGTGGTCAAAAAGACAAAAGCCCCGGCCCTGCGCTTCACCTACAACTCGCTGAAGGGGAAGCTGACTCGCGGCCGCGGATCGCCACAGAAGCGCGGCGTCTGCACCAAGGTAACAACGATGACGCCGAAGAAGCCTAATTCGGCGCTGCGCAAGATCGCCCGCGTGCGGCTCTCCAACGGCCTTGAGGTGACGGCATATATCCCCGGCGAGGGGCACAATCTGCAAGAGCACTCAGTGGTGTTGATCCGCGGTGGCCGTGTGAAGGACTTGCCCGGCGTGCGCTACCACATCGTCCGCGGGACGCTCGACACCCAGGGTGTTAGTGGTCGCAAGCAGGGTCGTAGCAAATACGGTACGAAGAAGAACCAACCGGTCGGTAAGGGTGCTCCCGCCGGAAAGGGCGGCAAGAAGTAA
- the rpsG gene encoding 30S ribosomal protein S7 — MPRRGVVERRPIPPDARYNSVLVQKFINKVMERGKKSLAERIVYQALDLAAEKLKKPQLEIFEQALRNASPSIEVKPKRVGGATYQVPVEVKSDRRYSLAMRWLIMSARARTGKPMVERLAAELIDAYNNTGTTIKRKEDVHRMAEANRAFAHYGRL, encoded by the coding sequence ATGCCCCGTCGCGGTGTAGTTGAACGGCGGCCGATTCCGCCGGATGCTCGTTACAATAGCGTTCTCGTGCAGAAGTTTATTAATAAGGTTATGGAGCGCGGCAAGAAGAGTCTTGCCGAGCGGATTGTGTACCAAGCGCTCGATCTCGCTGCCGAAAAGCTCAAGAAGCCGCAACTGGAGATTTTCGAGCAGGCACTGCGGAATGCAAGCCCTTCTATCGAAGTAAAACCCAAGCGCGTTGGTGGTGCGACGTATCAGGTGCCGGTCGAGGTGAAGAGCGACCGCCGCTATTCACTCGCTATGCGCTGGCTGATAATGTCAGCCCGTGCTCGCACCGGTAAGCCGATGGTCGAACGCCTCGCCGCTGAGTTGATCGATGCCTATAACAACACCGGTACGACGATCAAACGCAAAGAAGACGTTCACCGCATGGCGGAAGCTAATCGCGCTTTCGCCCATTATGGCCGGCTCTAA